The Clostridium aceticum genomic interval TGCCTGTTTATGTAAATAAATAATTGTTGTTATTATCTTTTTTTTATTATTTTTTTATCAATGGTAAAACAATATACATACTTTTTTTATAATATTTATAATCATTTATTTCATTAATCCTATCAATCTTATCTTTGCATCAACTACCACTTCTACTTCTACTTGTGGAAAAATATCTCTCCAATCCTCCTGAATCTCATCCCATACCTTTGGTTCGTAACGCTGCATAGCAACATTAAAGTGAAAAATATCTGCACCATATTCCGATTGCACATAGGTAATGGTATCTTTGATTTCTCTTTTTAATTTTTCCTCTACTCTGCTTTCTACTTCGCTAATAAACTCTCTATCAAAAGCGTTTTCAAACTGAGATCTAAACTCCTCTGATAAGTTAAAGGTGGCGGCTATATCCATATGCATCTTAATATTATTACTTTTGATTACTGGCTTTACATTGGTTTTTGCTTTGGTAATTTCTAATACCACTAATTCTGCCGCAGGGTGTGGGGATTCTACCACTTCTATACCTCCTACCACTGCATCCCTCGCCCACTTTGTATAGTTGGTATCAAGTTCTCCTAACCATCCCACCATTTTATCTCCTTTAAATACAGCAGCCCCAGCATACTTGGCTTCATCTCTAGTAGCAATCACCCTAGGTAAAACAAAATCTAGTTCCCCATGGATACTTTTTGATACCTCGCCTAAATCCGTCTTATGAGGAATTCTTGAATTTTTATTGGCATTTAAAGGAAGTCTCTCTAGGTATAAACTAGAATAGTCATCAATCCTAGGTGCTATATCCAATACTTTTTTAGCTTCTGATGGGGTAATAAACACTCTGGTTCTTCTTCGCATTTCATGGTCCCTAAAGTGCATATCCAATAGTTCTTTAATACCTTCCCTTGCCACCTCTTCGCTGATAATAATAACTTTAAGATGTTCATAGAAAGGAGGATAGCTGATCCTAGTGGAGAACTGCCTATTTACTTCAAAAAAATTATTGCCGGCTATTGTTAAGTCCCATGTTCTTTCCAGTGCCCCCGCTTCTCCACCACCACCAGCTACCTCTGGGGTAGCGATTGCTTCTGGTATCACTGGAATTTGAATGGTATAGGCATACTTAGGACCTCCTTGATGCAGTGGCATTTTTTCTAATTCTCTTTCACTCAAATAGTCTTCTAAATCCTCTTGACCCTGTGGTAAAGGTGGATATTTATCTATAGCCATACCAAGCACATACCCTCTGTTTTCTACCTCCATATAGTCCCAACATCCCACTAAAAAAAACATAAAAAAGACAAATACTACCCCCAAAAAACACTTGAATCTATAAATTTTCATACACTTTTTCCTCCCCTTTGCTTCACTAAAACACCTATAAAAATCACAGGTATAATGATAAAACTGTGTACTTGTGCCAGCTTATTGTTGATACTTAATAGGGCATGAACCTCCACAACATTATTGGGTAAAAGAGCAATGAGAAAAATAATAGGTATTTGCCCGTAAAGCATTAGCTGCTCTTTTTCACTGCGAAACATAACTTTTAAGTTTATAACAGAAGCAAAGTAATAAGCTGCTAAGGTTGTAAAGGTCATAGGAATCCATACTGCCATAAACATTACTTCTAATCTCTCAAACATCTCTATATCCAGCTGAAGAGCCCTAGATAAAGCGATGGTTGGATGAAGGATATGTTGAATTTCTCTGCTGCCAAAAACCATAATGCTCATAATGACAATAGAAAAGTAGATGGCTGACACCAATAAAATTCCAATAGCTATCCACTTTTTTACTTTTTTTTGTTCCTTAAAACAAGGCATAATATAGCCAATAATTCCAATGCCCAGGAAAGGATGCGTCGTTTCTAAAAAACCCTGAAAAATTGGTTTTGCACCCCCATGAAATACTGGTAATAGATTTTTATGGTCTATATTGGTTGCAGAAAAAAGCATCAAAACCGTTATGGCTATGACGATGATGGGAAGCAACAAATCAAAGACAATACTGATGGTTTTGATTCCTTGTTTTACACAATATACACAAGTACCCAACATGACTAAAATAATGATGTATAGGGGAGTCATATCTAACAAAAATAATTTTACACTATCTGCAAATGCTCTTAGTG includes:
- a CDS encoding GerAB/ArcD/ProY family transporter, with product MKDQLEDVNMLSFVVHTMVGVRLLTLPKDIVEHAQNDGWASIALATLVSFVIGFAFYWMGKKYSRLNISQIAEVVLGRFLGKIIMIAIAVYLIFSIGLSLRAFADSVKLFLLDMTPLYIIILVMLGTCVYCVKQGIKTISIVFDLLLPIIVIAITVLMLFSATNIDHKNLLPVFHGGAKPIFQGFLETTHPFLGIGIIGYIMPCFKEQKKVKKWIAIGILLVSAIYFSIVIMSIMVFGSREIQHILHPTIALSRALQLDIEMFERLEVMFMAVWIPMTFTTLAAYYFASVINLKVMFRSEKEQLMLYGQIPIIFLIALLPNNVVEVHALLSINNKLAQVHSFIIIPVIFIGVLVKQRGGKSV
- a CDS encoding Ger(x)C family spore germination protein: MKIYRFKCFLGVVFVFFMFFLVGCWDYMEVENRGYVLGMAIDKYPPLPQGQEDLEDYLSERELEKMPLHQGGPKYAYTIQIPVIPEAIATPEVAGGGGEAGALERTWDLTIAGNNFFEVNRQFSTRISYPPFYEHLKVIIISEEVAREGIKELLDMHFRDHEMRRRTRVFITPSEAKKVLDIAPRIDDYSSLYLERLPLNANKNSRIPHKTDLGEVSKSIHGELDFVLPRVIATRDEAKYAGAAVFKGDKMVGWLGELDTNYTKWARDAVVGGIEVVESPHPAAELVVLEITKAKTNVKPVIKSNNIKMHMDIAATFNLSEEFRSQFENAFDREFISEVESRVEEKLKREIKDTITYVQSEYGADIFHFNVAMQRYEPKVWDEIQEDWRDIFPQVEVEVVVDAKIRLIGLMK